The Rhizobium leguminosarum genome includes a region encoding these proteins:
- a CDS encoding c-type cytochrome — translation MRIRLRRISAGAAVLAAAGLFVAWAGIIDIRASTGHWRVTDWFLHWVMRASVRTAALGGHAPRFTAAMLPLAAGHYETGCAGCHGSPAMPRPATVENMLPPPPDLQHVNATWNDAELFEIVKHGVRYTGMPAWPSMERDDEVWAMVAFLREYPSLDQAAYQRLAGFSATASRDFDAIVKSCEGCHSPAGPDETSLIPRLTDQSETYLRDSLEAYATGKRPSGVMKVALSQTSSEDRKKLASYFASQSVATETGRPSEMLSRGKLLAERGDRTRGIAACAACHDAAGVNEAYPRLAGQPIPYLENQLGLFRSGTRGGGPYAGVMTRAAAGLTDDDIRALAAYYGALPQD, via the coding sequence ATGCGGATAAGGTTGAGACGGATATCTGCCGGCGCCGCAGTACTTGCTGCAGCTGGCCTGTTCGTCGCCTGGGCCGGCATCATCGACATCCGTGCAAGCACAGGGCATTGGCGCGTTACGGACTGGTTCCTGCATTGGGTGATGCGTGCATCCGTCCGCACGGCAGCGCTCGGCGGGCATGCGCCACGGTTTACGGCGGCGATGCTGCCGCTTGCCGCAGGTCACTACGAAACCGGATGTGCGGGCTGCCATGGTTCGCCGGCGATGCCGCGACCCGCCACCGTCGAAAACATGCTTCCCCCTCCGCCCGACCTGCAGCATGTCAACGCGACATGGAATGATGCCGAGCTCTTCGAGATCGTCAAACATGGCGTGCGCTACACCGGCATGCCCGCCTGGCCGTCGATGGAGCGGGATGACGAGGTCTGGGCCATGGTCGCCTTCCTGCGGGAATATCCAAGCCTCGACCAAGCCGCCTATCAGCGGCTCGCCGGCTTTTCCGCGACGGCAAGCCGGGACTTCGATGCGATCGTGAAAAGCTGCGAAGGCTGCCATTCGCCGGCAGGCCCCGATGAAACCAGCCTCATTCCGCGTCTCACAGACCAGTCGGAGACCTACCTTCGCGACAGTCTCGAGGCTTACGCGACCGGCAAACGTCCAAGCGGCGTCATGAAGGTTGCGCTCTCGCAGACATCGAGCGAAGACCGGAAAAAGCTGGCCAGCTATTTCGCCAGTCAGAGCGTAGCCACCGAAACGGGCCGACCTTCGGAAATGCTCTCGCGCGGAAAGCTCCTTGCGGAACGCGGTGACCGGACGCGTGGCATCGCAGCCTGCGCCGCCTGCCACGATGCTGCCGGTGTCAACGAGGCCTATCCACGCCTTGCCGGCCAGCCGATACCCTATCTTGAAAACCAGCTGGGTCTTTTCCGCAGCGGAACTCGTGGCGGCGGCCCCTATGCGGGTGTGATGACCAGGGCTGCTGCAGGCTTGACCGACGACGATATTCGGGCGCTCGCGGCCTATTACGGGGCGTTGCCCCAGGATTGA
- a CDS encoding cytochrome c oxidase assembly protein codes for MKNLALVAGIFALCLALALLATSWNGGSLTAHMIVHMTTVAIAAPLLAIAVSGRWLDPAVHLPWFGPLLASVAELLVVWLWHMPALRRLAETRLDAMFLEQASFLLAGILLWTACFRRHDEGAQRLAGIIGLLFTSIHMTLLGVLLTLAPRPLYGIGDVTCLGFALSRDTDQQLGGVVMLLVGAAAYMIGAIILLADVLKPTSSRGNQCG; via the coding sequence ATGAAGAACCTTGCTCTTGTCGCCGGCATCTTTGCCCTTTGTCTTGCGCTGGCGCTTCTTGCGACGAGTTGGAATGGCGGGTCGCTGACGGCGCATATGATCGTCCACATGACGACCGTCGCCATTGCAGCTCCGCTGCTGGCGATAGCGGTCAGCGGCAGGTGGCTCGATCCCGCCGTCCATCTCCCCTGGTTCGGGCCGCTACTCGCCTCGGTCGCCGAGCTCCTCGTCGTCTGGCTCTGGCATATGCCGGCGCTCCGTCGGCTGGCGGAAACGCGGCTTGATGCGATGTTTCTCGAACAGGCAAGCTTCCTTCTTGCCGGCATTCTGTTGTGGACCGCGTGTTTCCGGCGGCATGATGAAGGCGCCCAGAGGTTGGCGGGCATTATCGGCCTGCTCTTCACCTCGATCCACATGACGCTGCTCGGTGTCCTGCTGACACTTGCGCCCCGCCCGCTTTATGGGATCGGAGATGTCACCTGTCTCGGCTTCGCCCTTAGCCGTGACACCGATCAGCAACTCGGCGGTGTCGTCATGCTCCTGGTCGGCGCAGCCGCCTACATGATCGGCGCCATCATCCTGCTTGCCGACGTCCTCAAGCCCACGTCTTCAAGGGGCAACCAATGCGGATAA
- a CDS encoding ATPase inhibitor subunit zeta has product MTHDIQRDDDFVVNAKNQVKSDGVAFNVLKYSVGGDDTNQGEKTMADLGDRKKAMEDQYFQDAERSIKLKSRMDRLLAQWIAGLIGRDDVAGYGAEITDARFKGGGDAGVLSKAISDLQAAGQNVSEQDVAAKMSEFLVEAAGQP; this is encoded by the coding sequence GTGACACACGATATCCAAAGAGATGATGACTTCGTCGTGAACGCCAAAAATCAAGTTAAATCAGATGGTGTGGCGTTTAATGTGCTAAAATACTCTGTAGGCGGAGATGACACAAATCAGGGAGAAAAAACGATGGCCGACTTAGGAGACCGCAAAAAGGCGATGGAGGATCAATACTTCCAAGACGCCGAGAGGTCCATCAAGCTCAAATCTCGCATGGACAGGCTTTTGGCGCAATGGATTGCAGGCCTCATTGGTCGGGATGATGTTGCGGGCTACGGCGCTGAAATCACTGATGCCCGCTTTAAAGGGGGTGGAGACGCTGGAGTTCTCTCGAAAGCTATATCGGATCTTCAAGCGGCTGGTCAGAACGTCAGCGAGCAAGACGTGGCAGCAAAGATGAGTGAATTTCTGGTCGAGGCCGCTGGACAGCCTTGA
- a CDS encoding CsbD family protein has protein sequence MDWNRIEGNWKQAKGKVKEQWGKLTDDDLDQIAGKRDQLEGKIQERYGIEKDRVKRDIDDWTGRQTW, from the coding sequence ATGGATTGGAATCGTATCGAAGGAAACTGGAAGCAGGCGAAGGGCAAGGTCAAGGAGCAGTGGGGCAAGCTCACTGACGATGATCTCGACCAGATCGCCGGCAAGCGCGACCAGTTGGAAGGCAAGATCCAGGAGCGGTATGGCATCGAAAAGGACCGTGTTAAACGCGACATCGATGACTGGACCGGCCGCCAGACTTGGTAA
- a CDS encoding FAD-dependent monooxygenase, which produces MREHAVVISGAGPTGLMLAGELALAGVDVAIVERRPNQELAGTRAGGLSARTLEVLDQRGIVDRFLAAGQIAQVTGFAVTRLDISDFPTRHNYGLALRQKHIERILAGWVGELAVPIYRSLEVTGFAQDDSGVTIELSDGASLRACYLVGCDGGRSLVRKAAGIAFEGWDPTTGNILAEVEMAEEPPLGIHRTVLGIYAFGREEYEIVDGKIVFAKEGPIGVMVPEKNAGATTEPTLSDLREALIAAFGTDYGLHRVNWISRFTDMSRQATAYRKDRVFLAGDAAHVHSPVGGQGLNTGVQDAVNLGWKLAQVVKGTSPDALLDTYHAERHPVAARVLRMTMAQVALQRTDDRTEALRDVVTELLGMEEPRKRIAAEMSGLAIHYDFGDGHPLLGRRMPDLDLTTPDGPLRLFTLLQDARPVLLNLDVPGSFDIAPWSDRIKLVDAGYDGAWELPALGLVSAPAAVLIRPDGYVAWVGDRTQDGLQEAMNSWFGRLG; this is translated from the coding sequence ATGAGGGAACATGCAGTCGTGATATCAGGGGCAGGGCCGACGGGACTGATGCTGGCAGGCGAGCTGGCCTTGGCAGGCGTCGACGTGGCGATCGTCGAACGCCGCCCCAACCAGGAGCTTGCCGGTACGCGTGCAGGTGGTCTGAGCGCACGCACGCTCGAGGTTCTCGATCAGCGCGGCATCGTCGACCGGTTCCTCGCGGCAGGGCAGATAGCTCAGGTCACGGGCTTTGCGGTCACGCGTCTGGATATCAGCGATTTTCCGACCCGGCACAATTACGGGCTGGCGCTGCGGCAGAAGCATATCGAGCGCATCCTGGCCGGCTGGGTCGGCGAGCTGGCGGTGCCGATCTATCGCAGCCTCGAGGTAACGGGTTTCGCCCAGGATGACAGCGGCGTTACCATCGAACTCTCCGATGGGGCCTCGCTCAGGGCATGCTATCTCGTCGGCTGCGATGGCGGCCGCAGTCTGGTTCGCAAGGCTGCCGGCATTGCGTTTGAAGGATGGGATCCGACGACCGGCAACATTCTCGCCGAGGTGGAGATGGCAGAGGAGCCGCCATTGGGCATTCATCGCACGGTCCTTGGCATCTATGCCTTCGGCAGGGAGGAGTACGAAATCGTCGACGGCAAGATCGTCTTTGCCAAGGAAGGTCCGATCGGCGTGATGGTGCCGGAGAAGAATGCCGGCGCCACGACCGAACCGACGCTCAGCGATCTCAGGGAAGCGCTCATCGCCGCATTCGGAACGGATTACGGACTCCATCGCGTCAACTGGATTTCACGGTTCACCGACATGTCCAGGCAGGCGACGGCCTACCGCAAGGACCGAGTATTCCTCGCCGGCGATGCCGCCCATGTGCATTCTCCGGTCGGCGGGCAAGGCCTGAATACCGGCGTGCAGGATGCCGTCAATCTCGGTTGGAAGCTGGCCCAGGTGGTGAAAGGCACATCGCCTGACGCCTTGCTCGACACCTATCACGCCGAGCGGCATCCGGTTGCTGCCCGCGTGTTGCGCATGACGATGGCGCAGGTGGCACTGCAGCGGACCGACGATCGCACGGAAGCCTTGCGTGACGTGGTAACGGAGCTGCTTGGCATGGAGGAGCCGCGCAAACGCATCGCTGCCGAAATGTCCGGATTGGCGATCCATTACGATTTCGGCGACGGGCATCCGCTGCTCGGCCGCCGCATGCCTGACCTTGATCTCACCACGCCGGATGGCCCTCTGCGTCTCTTTACGCTGCTCCAGGATGCGCGACCCGTATTGTTGAACCTCGACGTGCCCGGCAGCTTCGACATCGCGCCGTGGTCGGACCGCATCAAGTTGGTCGACGCCGGATATGACGGCGCATGGGAGCTGCCGGCGCTGGGCCTAGTTTCCGCGCCAGCGGCAGTGTTGATCCGGCCCGACGGATATGTGGCGTGGGTGGGTGACAGGACGCAGGATGGTCTGCAGGAGGCGATGAATAGCTGGTTCGGTCGACTCGGCTAA